One region of Azoarcus sp. CIB genomic DNA includes:
- the nifT gene encoding putative nitrogen fixation protein NifT, which produces MKVTVRKETAGHYSIYVAKKDLEARVVSAEHPAIWGGKVELDNGWTLEMPAMAADTRLPVTVEARRLGEG; this is translated from the coding sequence ATGAAAGTCACCGTGCGCAAGGAAACGGCCGGCCACTATTCGATCTACGTGGCGAAGAAGGATCTCGAGGCGCGCGTCGTGAGCGCCGAACACCCGGCGATCTGGGGCGGCAAGGTGGAGCTCGACAACGGCTGGACGCTGGAGATGCCGGCGATGGCGGCGGACACGCGCCTGCCGGTCACGGTGGAGGCGCGCAGGCTGGGCGAAGGCTGA
- a CDS encoding nitrogen fixation protein NifZ yields the protein MFARDSDIVELDGQPAFDYGEKVISRKNVRNDGTFHGREIGDVLVKKGDVGYVKSIGTFLQQFYIYGIDFVDLGYVVGMKGRELRSLDAPSPEVCDEDDAHHFEEEETMR from the coding sequence ATGTTCGCGCGCGATTCGGACATCGTCGAACTCGACGGACAGCCGGCCTTCGACTACGGCGAGAAGGTCATCTCGCGGAAGAACGTCAGGAACGACGGCACCTTCCACGGCCGCGAGATCGGCGACGTGCTGGTGAAGAAAGGGGATGTCGGCTACGTGAAGAGCATCGGCACCTTCCTGCAGCAGTTCTACATCTACGGCATCGACTTCGTCGACCTGGGCTACGTGGTGGGCATGAAGGGGCGCGAACTGCGCTCGCTGGATGCGCCCTCGCCCGAGGTCTGCGACGAGGACGACGCACACCATTTCGAAGAAGAGGAAACGATGCGATGA
- a CDS encoding iron-sulfur cluster assembly accessory protein — MCVTLTPAAADFMTRIVRFGGGSADSGFRLSVKPGGCSGFDSSFTVEPAPAAGDAVIEQLGVRLFLTGDSCALLRGYTVDFTENSVDSRLSYHKEGAAEACGCGSGNGAQAPGAAVAVKFFKPGSSCAKG; from the coding sequence ATGTGCGTGACCCTGACCCCCGCCGCCGCCGATTTCATGACGCGCATCGTGCGCTTCGGCGGCGGCAGCGCCGACAGTGGCTTCCGGCTGTCCGTGAAGCCCGGCGGCTGCTCGGGCTTCGATTCGAGCTTCACGGTCGAGCCCGCCCCCGCCGCCGGCGACGCGGTGATCGAGCAGCTCGGCGTGCGCTTGTTCCTGACCGGGGACAGTTGCGCGCTGCTGCGCGGCTACACGGTGGATTTCACCGAGAACAGCGTCGACAGCCGACTGAGCTACCACAAGGAAGGCGCGGCGGAGGCCTGCGGCTGCGGCTCGGGGAATGGTGCGCAGGCACCCGGCGCCGCGGTCGCGGTGAAGTTCTTCAAGCCCGGCAGCAGCTGCGCCAAGGGATAG
- the nifB gene encoding nitrogenase cofactor biosynthesis protein NifB, which produces MSTQGLVVPEAPARKIIPLAVAGTAAPRAGGCGTATKGGCGSGSSAGLPQHVRDRVHDHPCYSAEAHHHFARMHVAVAPGCNIQCNYCNRKYDCANESRPGVVSEKLTPELAAKKVLAVAAQIPQLSVVGVAGPGDALAIPEKTFRTFELIREAAPDIRLCLSTNGLALPDHVERIKALGVDHVTITINMIDPAIGAQIYPWIFFDHKRRRGLEAARILHERQMLGLEMLVAADVLVKVNSVMIPGINDRHLAEVNEAVKSRGAFLHNIMPLISDPAHGTHFGLTGQRGPTPAELKALQDACEGEMQLMRHCRQCRADAVGMLGEDRGAEFTSHNVDAIAAGVDAAEVAESRAAYRSFVERERADQSEAADAARSRLGTTAETRLVAVATKGSGRINQHFGHAEEFQVYEVSAAGAKFVGHRKVSLYCQGGYDDDEALPGIVEALAGCGAVFVAKIGHCPRKDLAAGGIAAIEDYAHEYIEASLIDWFAKSVAGAATIAA; this is translated from the coding sequence ATGTCAACGCAAGGCCTCGTTGTGCCCGAAGCCCCTGCCCGCAAGATCATTCCGCTCGCCGTGGCGGGAACGGCCGCGCCGCGCGCGGGCGGCTGCGGCACCGCGACGAAGGGCGGTTGCGGGTCGGGCAGTTCCGCCGGACTGCCGCAGCATGTGCGCGACCGCGTCCACGACCATCCCTGTTACAGCGCGGAGGCGCATCACCACTTCGCGCGCATGCACGTGGCGGTGGCGCCGGGCTGCAACATCCAGTGCAACTACTGCAATCGCAAGTACGACTGTGCGAACGAGAGCCGGCCGGGCGTGGTGTCGGAGAAGCTGACGCCAGAACTGGCGGCGAAGAAGGTGCTCGCGGTGGCGGCGCAGATTCCGCAGCTGTCGGTGGTGGGGGTGGCGGGCCCGGGCGATGCGCTGGCGATCCCCGAGAAGACCTTCCGCACCTTCGAGCTGATCAGGGAGGCGGCGCCCGACATCCGGCTGTGCCTGTCGACCAACGGGCTGGCCCTGCCCGATCACGTCGAGCGCATCAAGGCGCTGGGGGTGGACCACGTGACGATCACGATCAACATGATCGACCCGGCAATCGGCGCGCAGATCTATCCGTGGATTTTCTTCGACCACAAGCGCCGGCGCGGGCTGGAGGCGGCGCGCATCCTGCATGAGCGGCAGATGCTGGGGCTGGAGATGCTGGTCGCCGCCGACGTGCTGGTGAAGGTGAACTCGGTGATGATTCCGGGGATCAACGACCGCCATCTCGCCGAGGTGAACGAGGCGGTGAAGTCGCGCGGGGCCTTCCTGCACAACATCATGCCGCTGATCTCGGACCCGGCGCACGGCACGCATTTCGGCCTGACGGGACAGCGCGGGCCCACGCCGGCGGAGCTGAAGGCGCTGCAGGATGCGTGCGAGGGCGAGATGCAGTTGATGCGCCACTGTCGCCAGTGCCGCGCCGACGCGGTGGGGATGCTGGGCGAGGATCGCGGCGCCGAGTTCACGTCGCACAACGTCGATGCGATCGCGGCCGGGGTCGATGCGGCGGAAGTCGCCGAATCGCGCGCGGCCTATCGCAGCTTCGTCGAGCGCGAGCGCGCCGATCAGAGCGAGGCGGCGGATGCGGCCCGGTCCCGGCTCGGAACGACCGCCGAGACCCGGCTGGTGGCGGTCGCGACCAAGGGCTCGGGGCGGATCAACCAGCACTTCGGCCACGCCGAGGAATTCCAGGTGTACGAGGTGTCGGCCGCTGGCGCGAAGTTCGTCGGCCATCGCAAGGTGTCGCTGTACTGCCAGGGCGGTTACGACGATGACGAGGCGCTGCCGGGGATCGTCGAGGCGCTCGCGGGCTGCGGCGCGGTGTTCGTCGCGAAGATCGGCCACTGTCCGCGCAAGGACCTCGCGGCAGGGGGCATCGCCGCGATCGAGGACTACGCGCACGAATACATCGAGGCCTCGCTGATCGACTGGTTCGCAAAGTCGGTCGCGGGCGCGGCCACCATCGCAGCCTGA
- the nifA gene encoding nif-specific transcriptional activator NifA yields the protein MTHSGNHRRTSDIDLLTIYEISKVLTSSLDFRQCVQSVLRLLLTQLHMRHALVGLVQADEQLHILGAAGVPWPMSEAPVLDPGAGVISKVIRSGSPIVIPDIAADTNFTNRTGRDPQQLAGVSYVVVPLKLDREVIGILSADRHPDAEQPVNFERDVRILSLVANLLAQTYRLHQSVAADRQVLIEESARLQKQLQGSYDIENVVGRSKRMKEVFADVHQAAPSGATVLLRGESGTGKEAIAHAIHYLSPRAKGPFVKLNCAALPETLLESELFGHEKGAFTGATSERKGRFELAKGGTIFLDEIGDISPAFQAKLLRVLQEQEFERVGGNKTLRADVRLVAATNRNLEEMVQRNEFRADLYFRLNVVTIFMPSLRERKDDIPLLVDFFLDRFNRENRRQLTMTQGALEILMQCNWPGNVRELENCIQRAATMTRANTIREVDMRCQKGQCFSAVLLESAQSRACFPVIGVPVRSAPPARTAPAAPAADPGDEVAAARAPTSERERLVDAMERCGWVQAKAARLLGLTPRQIGYALRKYNVEVKQL from the coding sequence ATGACGCATTCCGGTAATCATCGACGCACATCCGACATCGATCTGCTGACAATTTACGAGATCAGCAAGGTTTTGACCTCATCGCTCGACTTCAGGCAATGCGTGCAGAGCGTGCTGCGCCTGCTGCTGACGCAGCTCCACATGCGCCACGCACTGGTCGGTCTGGTGCAGGCGGACGAGCAGCTGCACATTCTTGGTGCAGCTGGCGTGCCCTGGCCGATGAGTGAGGCGCCGGTTCTCGACCCCGGCGCGGGGGTGATCTCCAAGGTGATCCGCAGCGGTTCGCCGATCGTGATCCCCGACATCGCCGCGGACACGAACTTCACGAACCGCACCGGGCGCGACCCTCAGCAGCTTGCGGGGGTGTCCTACGTCGTCGTGCCGCTGAAGCTCGACCGCGAGGTGATCGGCATCCTCTCGGCCGACCGCCATCCCGACGCCGAGCAGCCGGTTAACTTCGAGCGCGACGTGCGCATCCTGTCGCTGGTCGCGAACCTGCTGGCGCAGACCTACCGCCTGCACCAGTCGGTGGCGGCGGACCGGCAGGTGCTGATCGAGGAGTCCGCCCGCCTGCAGAAGCAGCTGCAGGGTAGCTACGACATCGAGAACGTGGTGGGGCGCTCGAAACGCATGAAGGAGGTGTTCGCGGACGTGCATCAGGCAGCACCGTCCGGCGCGACGGTGCTGCTGCGCGGCGAGTCGGGCACCGGCAAGGAGGCGATCGCGCACGCGATCCATTACCTGTCGCCGCGCGCGAAGGGGCCGTTCGTGAAGCTGAACTGTGCGGCGCTGCCGGAGACGCTGCTGGAGTCGGAGCTCTTCGGCCACGAGAAGGGCGCGTTCACCGGCGCGACCTCGGAGCGCAAGGGGCGTTTCGAGTTGGCCAAGGGCGGCACGATCTTCCTCGACGAGATCGGCGATATTTCGCCGGCCTTCCAGGCGAAGCTGCTGCGCGTGCTGCAGGAGCAGGAGTTCGAGCGCGTCGGCGGCAACAAGACGCTGCGCGCCGATGTGCGGCTGGTGGCGGCGACGAACCGCAACCTGGAGGAGATGGTGCAGCGGAACGAGTTCCGCGCCGACCTGTATTTCCGCCTCAATGTGGTGACGATCTTCATGCCGTCGTTGCGCGAGCGGAAGGACGACATCCCGCTACTGGTGGATTTCTTCCTTGACCGCTTCAACCGCGAGAACCGCCGCCAGCTGACGATGACGCAGGGGGCGTTGGAGATCCTGATGCAGTGCAACTGGCCGGGCAATGTGCGCGAACTGGAGAACTGCATCCAGCGCGCGGCGACGATGACGCGCGCGAACACGATCCGCGAGGTGGATATGCGCTGTCAGAAGGGGCAGTGCTTCTCGGCGGTGCTGCTGGAGAGCGCACAATCGCGGGCGTGTTTCCCCGTGATCGGGGTGCCGGTACGCAGCGCGCCGCCCGCGCGGACGGCACCCGCGGCACCGGCTGCGGATCCGGGCGACGAGGTCGCGGCCGCCAGGGCGCCGACCAGCGAGCGCGAGCGTCTGGTCGATGCGATGGAACGCTGCGGCTGGGTGCAGGCCAAAGCGGCGCGCCTGCTGGGGCTCACGCCGCGGCAGATCGGTTATGCGCTACGCAAGTACAACGTGGAGGTGAAGCAGTTGTGA
- the ndk gene encoding nucleoside-diphosphate kinase produces MAIERTLSIIKPDAVAKNVIGKIYQRFEDAGLKVIASKMVHLSEREAGQFYAVHKERPFFKDLVSFMISGPVMIQVLEGENAITKNRDLMGATDPKKAAAGTIRADFADSIDANAVHGSDAPETAAVEVAFFFPGMNVYAR; encoded by the coding sequence ATGGCTATCGAACGCACCCTGTCCATCATCAAGCCCGACGCCGTCGCCAAGAACGTGATCGGCAAGATCTACCAGCGCTTCGAAGATGCAGGTCTCAAGGTCATCGCCTCGAAGATGGTGCACCTGTCCGAGCGCGAGGCCGGCCAGTTCTACGCCGTGCACAAGGAGCGCCCCTTCTTCAAGGATCTGGTGTCCTTCATGATCTCCGGCCCGGTGATGATTCAGGTCCTGGAAGGCGAGAACGCCATCACCAAGAACCGTGACCTGATGGGCGCCACCGACCCGAAGAAGGCCGCTGCCGGCACCATCCGCGCCGACTTCGCCGACTCGATCGACGCCAACGCCGTCCACGGTTCGGATGCGCCCGAAACCGCTGCGGTCGAAGTCGCGTTCTTCTTCCCCGGAATGAACGTTTACGCCCGCTAA
- the rlmN gene encoding 23S rRNA (adenine(2503)-C(2))-methyltransferase RlmN has product METPVNLLDFDVDGLVAWFAERDEKPFRARQVMRWMHRFGETDFDSMTDVAKSLRAKLAQEACVRPPQAIRDSVSEDGTRKWLLDVGNANAVEAVFIPETNRGTLCISSQAGCALDCAFCSTGKQGFNRNLSAAEIIGQLWLANKLLGGTSTPAGAKDAEGDADNGRVISNVVMMGMGEPLANFDNVVTALRLMLDDHAYGLSRRRVTVSTSGIVPAMDRLRDECPVALAVSLHAPDDALRDRLVPINQKYPLRELMAACRRYLERAPRDFVTFEYVMLDGVNDSDAHARALVALVRDVPCKFNLIPFNPFPNSGFGRSQPERIRRFAGILIDAGIVTTTRKTRGDDVNAACGQLAGQVQDRTRRTVRLVKPMEDRA; this is encoded by the coding sequence ATGGAAACACCGGTCAATCTGCTCGATTTCGACGTCGACGGCCTCGTCGCCTGGTTTGCCGAGCGCGACGAGAAGCCCTTCCGCGCGCGTCAGGTGATGCGCTGGATGCACCGCTTCGGCGAAACCGATTTCGACAGCATGACCGACGTCGCGAAGAGCCTGCGCGCGAAGCTCGCCCAAGAGGCGTGCGTCCGCCCGCCGCAGGCCATCCGTGACAGCGTGTCGGAAGATGGCACGCGCAAGTGGCTGCTGGATGTCGGCAACGCCAACGCGGTCGAGGCCGTGTTCATTCCCGAGACCAACCGCGGCACCCTGTGCATCTCGTCGCAGGCCGGCTGCGCGCTCGACTGCGCCTTCTGCTCGACCGGCAAGCAGGGCTTCAACCGCAACCTGTCGGCAGCCGAGATCATCGGCCAGCTGTGGCTCGCGAACAAACTGCTGGGCGGCACTTCGACGCCGGCCGGGGCCAAGGACGCCGAGGGCGACGCGGATAACGGCCGCGTCATCAGCAACGTCGTCATGATGGGCATGGGCGAGCCGCTCGCCAACTTCGACAACGTCGTCACCGCGCTGCGCCTGATGCTCGACGATCACGCCTATGGCCTGTCGCGCCGCCGCGTCACGGTGTCGACCTCCGGCATCGTGCCGGCGATGGACCGCCTGCGCGACGAATGTCCGGTCGCGCTCGCCGTGTCGCTGCACGCGCCCGACGACGCGCTGCGCGACCGCCTCGTGCCGATCAACCAGAAATACCCGCTGCGCGAGCTGATGGCCGCGTGCCGGCGTTACCTCGAACGCGCCCCGCGCGACTTCGTGACCTTCGAATACGTCATGCTCGACGGCGTGAACGACTCCGACGCGCATGCGCGCGCGCTCGTCGCCCTCGTGCGCGACGTGCCGTGCAAGTTCAACCTGATCCCGTTCAACCCCTTTCCGAACTCGGGTTTCGGCCGTTCCCAGCCCGAACGCATACGCCGCTTTGCAGGTATCCTGATCGACGCGGGCATCGTCACGACGACCCGCAAAACCCGCGGCGACGACGTCAATGCCGCCTGCGGCCAGCTCGCGGGGCAGGTCCAGGACCGCACGCGCCGCACCGTTCGCCTTGTCAAACCGATGGAGGATCGTGCATGA